A region of the Ornithinimicrobium ciconiae genome:
GCGCCGAACTCGTCCTGAAGCACCTGCGCGGCGACACCTCCACGGGTCCGTCACCGGTGCCGACCTCTCCGGCGATGAGGCACTGATGGGGCTGGCCTACGCAGCGGTGCTCCTGGTGGCGGGAGGGTGCATGGCGCTGCTGGACGCGCGCTGGGGTCTGGTCCTGTGGCGGGACCGTAGGCGGTCGCTGGTCGTGCTCGTGACCGGGATCCTCTTCTTCCTGCTCTGGGACATCATTGCGATCGCGCTCGGCTTCTATCACCGGGGTGATAGCGAGGCGATGAGCGGACTCATGCTCGCACCCGAGCTGCCGGTGGAGGAGCTGGCCTTCATCACCTTCCTCTGCTATGTCACGCTCGTGCTGCACGGGTTGATGGGCCTGGCAGCTGCCCGGGTCGGCAACATCAGGAGGTCGAGCCGATGACCTACGCGACCCTGGCCGCCATCTTCGTCGGCATCTCCGCGGTGGTGGCTGCCATCGCCACGGTCCAGCGCGGTCTGGGCTCGCAGTGGTGGCTCAGGACGGGAAGCACGATCGCCGCCCTGCTCGTGTTGACGATCATCTTTGACAGCGTGATGATCCTGGCTGACCTCTTCCGCTTCGACGAGGGCTCCCTGCTGGGAGTGCGCCTCTGGCACGCCCCGGTCGAGGACCTTGCCTGGCCCCTGGCGGCCGGTCTGCTGCTCCCGTCCCTGCGGGAGCTGCTCCCTCGACGGGAGCCGACACCGTGAGGACCACCGACCAGCATGCCCCTGCGACCGGACCGGACGGGTCTGACCAGACGGCACCGTCCGGCCTGGGCGCCGCCGTGCGAGAGCTGGTCGGGTCCTCCCGGCCGGTGAGCTGGGTCAACACCGCCTACCCGTTCGCGGCCGCCTACCTGCTGGCCGGGGGCGGACTCAGCACGGCACTGGTGCTGGGGACTCTCTGGTTCCTCATCCCCTACAACCTGCTCATGTATGGCGTCAACGACGTCTTCGACTACGAATCCGACCTCCGCAACCCCCGCAAGGGCGGGATCGAGGGCGTCGTCCTCTCCCGCCGCTGGCACCGGCTGACCCTCTGGGCGGCCGTCCTGACCAACCTGCCATTCGTCGTCCTACTTGCCACCATCGGCGACCTCACCTCGACCCTGGTGCTGGCGGTCAGCATCTTCGCGGTGATCGCCTACTCCGCACCTTTCCTGCGCTTCAAGGAGCGGCCGGTCCTGGACTCGGTCACCTCCAGCACCCACTTCGTCAGCCCCGCCGTCCTCGGTCTGACGCTCGCCGACGCTCCCTTCACCGCACCGGTTATCGCCGCACTGGCCGCGTTCTTTGTCTGGGGCATGGCGTCCCAGGCCTTCGGCGCAGTCCAGGACATCCAGGCCGACCGGGCAGCGAGCATCGCCTCCATCGCCACCTGGCTCGGCGCCGCCCGCACTGTGCGCGCAGCCTTCGCGGCCTACCTGCTCGCGGGTCTGCTGCTCCTCCCGACCGGGTGGCCAGCCGCCCTCGCGGGCCTCCTCGCCCTGCCGTATGCCGCCAGCATCGCCCCCTACCTGAGCCTGACCGACGCGCAGTGCCAAGGGGCCAACGCAGGCTGGCGCCGGTTCATCTGGCTCAACCTGCTCACCGGGTTCCTGATCACCCAACTCTTCATCTGGATGTCTCTTGCCTCCTGAGCTCCGCGTCCCCGGCCCCGGCTGGGCCCGATTCGCGACCGACGTGGTCGCGCTCGCCGGTGTTGCCTCGTTCGCGACCGCGTTCTGGTGGGACGGGGTTGTGGTGGCGCTCTTCGCCCTCGTGCTCCTGGGGCTGACCGTGGCGCGCCTGACGCAGCTCCCGGGGGCGCTGCAGGCCGCGACCGGCGCGACGCTGATCCTCTCGGCATGGGCCGCGACACTCGACTGGTTCGTCACCGTCCCGGGGCTCGACATAGTGGCACACGTGGCCGCCAACGGGCTGCTCGCCGTGGTCCTCATGGTCGTGCTGTGGCGCACCAGGCTGGTGTCCCCCGGGCTGCCGGCGGTTGGCGTCGTCGTGGTCACCGCTGCCCTCGGGGCGCTGCTCGCGGTGCTGTGGGAGACAGGAGAGTGGTTTGGCCACACTGTCATCACCGACGCCATCGGCGTCGGCTATGACGACACGATCGGGGACCTCGCCGCCGGGACGCTCGGCTCTGTTGCCGGTGGTGCGCTCCTCGCGATGGGTCTGGCCAGGGAGGGCGGGCTCCGTGGCTGAGGTCAGCGTGGTCATTCCGGTCCGCAACGACGGGGAGCACCTGCGGCAGTGCCTGGGAGCGCTCGCCCGCCAGACGGTGTCGCCGCTGGAGGTGATCATCGTCGACAACGCCTCCACGGATGACTCCGCAGACGTGGCCCGCGCGCACGGCGCACGCGTGATCACCGAGCCTTCCATCGGCATACCGGCCGCCGCCGCCACGGGTTATGACGCGGCCCTCGGCTCCGTCATCGCCCGACTCGACGCCGACTCGGTGCCCGCAGACGACTGGGTCGAGCAGGTGCGAAAGGCTCTGGACCACCGCCCACACGCCGTGGCTGTGAGCGGTTTCGGGGTCTTCCACGATGCTCCGTTCGGTCTGCGGCGCCTGCTCCCGATCGTCTATCTGGGCACCTACTACCTGCTCGGCGCGGCGGCTGCCGGACATCACGTGCTGTGGGGATCGTCGATGGCGGTGCGCCGGGAGGCCTGGGCCGTGGTCTCCGAACGGGTCCACCGGGGCGAGCGTGAGATCCACGACGACATGGACCTGGCGCTCGTGCTCGGCCCCAGAGCGCGCGTGAGCCTGGTCACGACCCTCACCGTCGGTGCCTCCGTGCGCTCGCTGCACGGCCTGCCACAGCTCCGTCGGCGTCTCGATCGCGCCTTCCGCACGCTGCGACTCAACTGGCACGAGGCCCCACCGTGGGAGCGGTGGGCCGTGACGCTGCGCCTGACACCGAGGACCGAGCACGGACAACACACAGGAGAGGTGGACCACCGATGACATCCGAGACCGAGACCGACGAGACAGCCCACGAGGCCACCGGGCCGCACGGAGCGGCCCCGCCCGACGAGGTGATCCTGCTCGAGGAGGACGGCACGCCCACCGGGACCGCTC
Encoded here:
- a CDS encoding lycopene cyclase domain-containing protein, which encodes MGLAYAAVLLVAGGCMALLDARWGLVLWRDRRRSLVVLVTGILFFLLWDIIAIALGFYHRGDSEAMSGLMLAPELPVEELAFITFLCYVTLVLHGLMGLAAARVGNIRRSSR
- a CDS encoding lycopene cyclase domain-containing protein; amino-acid sequence: MTYATLAAIFVGISAVVAAIATVQRGLGSQWWLRTGSTIAALLVLTIIFDSVMILADLFRFDEGSLLGVRLWHAPVEDLAWPLAAGLLLPSLRELLPRREPTP
- a CDS encoding prenyltransferase, whose protein sequence is MGAAVRELVGSSRPVSWVNTAYPFAAAYLLAGGGLSTALVLGTLWFLIPYNLLMYGVNDVFDYESDLRNPRKGGIEGVVLSRRWHRLTLWAAVLTNLPFVVLLATIGDLTSTLVLAVSIFAVIAYSAPFLRFKERPVLDSVTSSTHFVSPAVLGLTLADAPFTAPVIAALAAFFVWGMASQAFGAVQDIQADRAASIASIATWLGAARTVRAAFAAYLLAGLLLLPTGWPAALAGLLALPYAASIAPYLSLTDAQCQGANAGWRRFIWLNLLTGFLITQLFIWMSLAS
- a CDS encoding glycosyltransferase family A protein translates to MAEVSVVIPVRNDGEHLRQCLGALARQTVSPLEVIIVDNASTDDSADVARAHGARVITEPSIGIPAAAATGYDAALGSVIARLDADSVPADDWVEQVRKALDHRPHAVAVSGFGVFHDAPFGLRRLLPIVYLGTYYLLGAAAAGHHVLWGSSMAVRREAWAVVSERVHRGEREIHDDMDLALVLGPRARVSLVTTLTVGASVRSLHGLPQLRRRLDRAFRTLRLNWHEAPPWERWAVTLRLTPRTEHGQHTGEVDHR